In Oryza brachyantha chromosome 2, ObraRS2, whole genome shotgun sequence, a single window of DNA contains:
- the LOC102703004 gene encoding uncharacterized protein LOC102703004 produces MPPLVAPADHRDGSRQRQAAVKPRSASFHGRGAAEQQRHPLLKQRPRTQPDLLAGVRAQSLRRGGGDAAGERRTPEAPSRVLLTVAVRQSMWPLHVMARTEWRVADLVAAAVELYVREGRRPLLPSADPTAFGLHFSQFSLQSLGPEEKLTELGSRSFFLCPKNAAAAAATVSSGEGAGGLSGDEEANSAKKPNVLAPWLGLIRFCPLL; encoded by the exons ATGCCTCCCCTCGTGGCGCCGGCGGATCACAGGGACGGGTCCAGGCAGCGGCAGGCGGCGGTTAAGCCGCGGTCGGCGTCGTTCcacgggcgcggcgcggcggagcagcagcggcaccCGCTGCTGAAGCAGCGGCCGCGGACGCAGCCGGACCTGCTCGCGGGCGTCAGGGCGCAGAGcctccggcgaggcggcggcgacgcggccggcGAGAGGCGGACGCCGGAGGCGCCGAGCAGGGTGCTGCTGACCGTGGCCGTGAGGCAGAGCATGTGGCCGCTGCACGTGATGGCGCGCACCGAGTGGCGCGTGGCCGAcctggtcgccgccgccgtggagctCTACGTCCGGGAgggccgccggccgctcctgCCGTCCGCCGACCCCACCGCCTTCGGCCTCCACTTCTCCCAGTTCAGCTTGCAGA GTTTGGGCCCGGAGGAGAAGCTCACGGAGCTCGGCAGCAGGAGCTTCTTCCTCTGCCCcaagaacgccgccgccgcggcggctacCGTCTCGTCAGGCGAAGGCGCCGGCGGCTTGTCCGGTGATGAGGAGGCGAACTCTGCCAAGAAGCCAAACGTGCTGGCTCCATGGCTAGGACTCATTCGCTTCTGTCCGCTTCTGTAG
- the LOC102703278 gene encoding heat stress transcription factor A-3-like, which yields MDPPTSAAMDAALLLEPKLEDAEPLHLHLSPPSPFAPLDDHLVPPHHEPPRPLEALLQQGPQLPPFLSKTYDLVSEPRLDGVISWGPAGNSFVVWDPSTFSRDVLPQHFKHNNFSSFVRQLNTYGFRKVHADRWEFAHEDFLQHSKHLLKKIVRRRSSPTQQSSLQTGTSGECSLDPELNTLKREKSALLQEVARLKQEHLQTIEHMSTLNQRLESAEDRQKQMVSFLAKLLQNPTFVRQLKLHRQQKEIDATRVKRKFLKHVPHGNFDSPESSSQHTGESNLDFPSCSPALLDLPATHDDISDLQNFLLEDGDLNLAMLPDNIGLDVVEAPVDIGALVPGFDTQEELELGSGVELMPPSSGPHGQDPTTGRSKLKNVLSPGLDAPSSEADCLGSFSDSMGVLPATMLQTAGKLMDEEDEGIWGVDASSALQSSCSGTSQQAYGDLVSDPYLMEMTNKPEKFWELDFQALDEEELQLDKCVIDDPALQQQKGNMNP from the exons ATGGACCCTCCAACCTCCGCCGCCATGGAcgcggcgctgctgctggAGCCCAAGCTGGAGGACGCCGAGCCGCTGCACCTGCacctgtcgccgccgtccccgttCGCTCCTCTGGACGACCACCTGGTGCCGCCCCACCAcgagccgccgcggccgctggAGGCGCTGCTGCAGCAGGGGCCGCAGCTGCCGCCGTTCCTTTCCAAGACGTACGACCTGGTGAGCGAGCCGCGGCTGGACGGGGTCATCTCCTGGGGCCCCGCCGGCAACAGCTTCGTCGTGTGGGATCCCTCCACCTTCTCGCGCGACGTGCTCCCGCAGCACTTCAAGcacaacaacttctccagcttcGTCAGGCAGCTCAACACCTAT GGTTTTCGCAAGGTTCATGCTGATAGATGGGAGTTCGCTCATGAAGATTTCCTACAGCATAGCAAGCATTTGTTGAAGAAGATTGTCCGGCGCAGGTCCTCGCCAACACAACAAAGCAGTCTGCAGACTGGCACTTCTGGTGAATGTAGTTTGGACCCTGAGCTCAACACActgaaaagagagaagagtgCATTGCTTCAGGAGGTGGCCAGGCTGAAGCAAGAGCACCTTCAGACAATTGAACATATGAGCACGCTGAATCAGAGGCTAGAATCAGCGGAAGATCGGCAGAAACAGATGGTCTCTTTCTTGGCCAAGCTCCTCCAGAACCCAACTTTCGTAAGACAACTTAAGCTGCACAGGCAGCAAAAGGAAATCGACGCCACCAGAGTGAAAAGGAAGTTCCTCAAGCATGTGCCACATGGCAACTTTGACTCACCTGAGTCCAGCTCACAACACACTGGAGAGAGCAATTTAGATTTCCCTTCATGTTCCCCTGCTCTCCTGGACCTTCCAGCCACACATGATGACATCTCAGACCTTCAGAATTTCCTTTTGGAAGACGGTGACCTCAATCTGGCCATGCTGCCAGACAACATAGGACTTGATGTAGTCGAAGCACCAGTCGACATCGGGGCATTGGTTCCGGGATTTGACACACAGGAGGAACTTGAGCTTGGTAGTGGAGTTGAACTGATGCCTCCATCTTCTGGTCCTCATGGCCAAGATCCCACAACTGGCAGATCCAAGTTAAAGAATGTGTTGTCTCCAGGATTGGATGCTCCCTCTTCTGAAGCTGATTGCCTCGGATCATTTTCTGACAGTATGGGGGTGCTTCCAGCCACCATGCTACAAACAGCAGGCAAATTAATggatgaagaagatgaaggAATTTGGGGTGTGGATGCTTCGTCGGCTTTACAAAGTTCTTGCAGTGGCACTAGTCAACAAGCATATGGTGACCTTGTTAGTGATCCCTATCTGATGGAGATGACCAATAAACCTGAGAAATTCTGGGAGCTCGATTTTCAGGCACTGGATGAGGAAGAGCTGCAGCTGGATAAGTGTGTTATTGATGACCCTGCTCTTCAGCAACAGAAAGGAAATATGAATCCGTAG
- the LOC102705886 gene encoding serine/threonine-protein kinase CTR1-like, with translation MKADAKWPVMVGGGGGRRAAPAVAYNLLAASPPASDGDEGCPPAAGPDDEASHSFESRWHGVADWLRLQRQSSGSSAAGDDGDGSSSVSTLATADKGDPADRPPGSSGGSKSWAQQAEEAYQLQLALALRLCSEAATASDPNLLESAAASDHHHAASPQSISHRFWVNGSLSYSDKVPDGFYLIQGMDPFVWTLCNDDTRVPSIESLRAVNPTESSIEVVLIDRMADYDLRQLISTAIDVSRSRADYKEITTRIAGIVSSKMGGSVASTEEHELCPQWRDSAGFLNISSGSVVLPIGKLSIGLCRHRALLFKTLADTINLPCRVVTGCRYCKSAGAASCLVHFGHDREYLVDLIGNPGFLSEPDSLLNGLSSISVSSPLRPPKYNSADIVNNFKSLAKQYFLDCQSLNMMFNDPTTGTVVDLDEAIGSNIGPNLLPATNSDFQATISYHSRGAQSSSQDGKNVVQKSFLEDTQSAHSDPFSDISIDSEDLIIPWSELVLKEKIGAGSFGTVQRADWNGSDVAVKILMEQDFHPQRLKEFLREVAIMKSLRHPNIVLFMGAVTQPPNLSIVTEYLSRGSLYRILHKHGARENLDEKRRLSMAFDVARGMNYLHKRNPPIVHRDLKSPNLLVDKKYTVKVCDFGLSRLKANTFLSSKTAAGTPEWMAPEVIRDEPSNEKSDVYSFGVILWELMTLQQPWSTLNPAQVVAAVGFNGRRLDIPSSVDPKVAAIIESCWTKEPWRRPSFASIMESLKPLIKTPHQLQEDIS, from the exons ATGAAGGCCGACGCCAAGTGGCCCGTGatggtgggcggcggcggcgggaggcgcgCGGCGCCCGCGGTGGCGTAcaacctcctcgccgcctccccgcccgccagcgacggcgacgagggctGCCCGCCTGCGGCGGGCCCCGACGACGAGGCGTCCCACTCGTTCGAGTCCCGGTGGCACGGCGTGGCGGACTGGCTGCGGCTGCAGAGGCAGTCGAGCgggagcagcgccgccggcgacgacggggacgGCTCCTCCTCTGTCTCCACCCTCGCCACCGCGGACAAGGGCGACCCCGCGGATCGCCCTCCCGGCAGTAGCGGCGGCAGCAAGAGCTGGGCGCAGCAGGCGGAGGAGGCATACCAGCTCCAGCTCGCTCTCGCGCTCCGTCTCTGCTCcgaggccgccaccgcctctgACCCCAACCTCCTCGAATCCGCCGCAGCGTCCGACCACCACCACGCGGCCTCGCCCCAATCCATCTCACACCGCTTCTGG GTGAACGGCAGCTTGTCCTACTCCGACAAGGTCCCCGATGGCTTCTACCTCATCCAGGGGATGGATCCCTTCGTATGGACTCTCTGCAATGACGACACCCGAGTGCCCTCGATCGAGTCTCTCAGGGCTGTGAATCCCACGGAGTCCTCCATCGAGGTGGTCCTCATAGATAGGATGGCCGACTATGATCTGAGGCAACTGATAAGCACGGCAATTGACGTTTCACGGAGCCGTGCTGACTACAAGGAAATCACCACTCGCATTGCTGGCATTGTGTCCTCAAAGATGGG GGGTTCCGTAGCATCTACCGAAGAACATGAACTGTGTCCCCAGTGGAGAGACTCTGCTGGGTTCCTGAATATTAGTTCAGGTTCTGTTGTGCTTCCAATTGGGAAGTTATCAATTGGTCTTTGCCGGCACCGAGCATTGCTGTTTAAG ACCCTAGCAGACACTATCAATCTCCCATGTCGAGTTGTGACGGGATGCAGGTACTGCAAATCTGCGGGTGCTGCCTCATGCTTGGTGCACTTTGGCCATGACAG GGAATATCTGGTTGATTTGATAGGGAACCCAGGCTTCTTATCTGAACCTGACTCCCTCTTAAATGGACTCTCATCCATTTCAGTTTCGTCACCATTGCGCCCACCAAAATACAATTCAGCTGATATTGTTAATAATTTCAAGTCATTGGCGAAGCAATATTTCCTTGATTGCCAATCACTAAATATGATGTTCAATGATCCAACAACAG GAACGGTTGTTGACTTAGATGAAGCTATAGGATCAAATATTGGTCCAAACTTATTGCCTGCAACAAACAGCGATTTTCAAGCTACCATTTCTTATCATAGTCGTGGTGCTCAGTCCAGTAGTCaggatggaaaaaatgttGTGCAAAAGAG TTTTCTTGAGGATACTCAATCTGCACATAGTGACCCCTTCAGTGATATATCTATCGACAGCGAAGACTTGATTATTCCATGGAGTGAACTTGTTTTGAAAGAGAAAATTGGAGCTG GCTCATTTGGAACTGTGCAACGTGCTGATTGGAATGGCTCG GATGTTGCTGTGAAGATTCTAATGGAGCAAGACTTCCACCCACAGCGTCTCAAAGAATTTCTTAGAGAG GTTGCAATTATGAAAAGTCTGCGGCATCCAAACATTGTTCTTTTTATGGGTGCTGTTACACAGCCGCCTAACCTTTCAATTGTGACAGAATATCTGTCAAG AGGTAGCCTATACAGGATTTTGCACAAGCATGGTGCAAGGGAAAATCTAGATGAGAAGCGGCGATTGAGTATGGCTTTTGACGTG GCTAGGGGGATGAATTACCTTCACAAGCGCAACCCTCCTATAGTCCACCGGGATCTAAAGTCACCAAACCTGTTGGTTGATAAAAAGTACACTGTGAAG GTCTGTGACTTTGGTCTCTCCAGATTGAAGGCCAACACATTTTTGTCTTCCAAGACTGCAGCAGGGACT CCTGAGTGGATGGCACCAGAAGTTATACGAGATGAGCCATCAAATGAGAAGTCTGATGTGTACAGCTTTGGTGTTATCCTATGGGAGCTCATGACATTGCAACAACCCTGGAGTACTTTAAATCCAGCTCAG GTTGTAGCAGCTGTTGGTTTTAATGGGCGAAGGCTCGACATTCCAAGTAGTGTTGATCCAAAAGTGGCAGCAATAATTGAATCCTGCTGGACAAA AGAACCCTGGAGACGGCCCTCTTTTGCCAGTATCATGGAATCCCTGAAACCTCTAATCAAAACTCCCCATCAACTTCAAGAGGATATCAGTTAA